A part of Polynucleobacter sp. MG-Unter2-18 genomic DNA contains:
- a CDS encoding SRPBCC family protein: MGIFLARILCLQLLLIPLACFAASDGVPFDLKVFVGRSGSGFQVQATYVAPVNECQAYAFLTDYEGAKNIPGIRDSKVLSRAGNKVQVERIAEERVLFYPILLRSILEFSEVSDKRQEFIQIEGDAKSYKGSWTIEPDKNGTRFTHHATFELETSIPFFLIRFFMENSATKRFEMMADRVMLQKNTLGGSCAKLASL; this comes from the coding sequence ATGGGTATTTTTTTAGCAAGAATTTTATGTTTGCAGCTTTTGCTAATACCCCTTGCCTGCTTTGCTGCCAGTGATGGAGTGCCTTTTGATTTAAAGGTATTTGTAGGAAGATCCGGTTCTGGTTTTCAAGTGCAAGCTACTTACGTGGCACCGGTTAATGAGTGTCAAGCTTATGCTTTTTTAACCGATTACGAAGGTGCTAAAAATATCCCCGGTATTAGGGACTCTAAAGTACTCTCTAGGGCTGGTAATAAAGTTCAGGTTGAAAGGATTGCAGAAGAGAGAGTGTTGTTTTATCCCATTCTCCTGCGCTCAATCTTGGAGTTTTCGGAGGTTTCGGATAAACGTCAGGAATTCATCCAGATAGAAGGTGATGCAAAATCCTATAAAGGTAGCTGGACTATTGAGCCCGATAAAAATGGTACCCGTTTTACACATCACGCAACATTTGAGCTGGAAACATCTATCCCATTCTTTTTAATTAGATTCTTTATGGAAAATAGTGCTACCAAGCGCTTTGAAATGATGGCCGATCGTGTGATGCTGCAAAAAAATACTTTGGGTGGGAGTTGTGCGAAATTGGCTTCATTATGA
- the lplT gene encoding lysophospholipid transporter LplT, with the protein MNRVFYVVASSQFLSSLADNALLIASIALLVQMSEPSWFSPALKIFFVIPYVIFAPFVGAFADSRPKGQVMLVSNILKTGGCILIFFGLHPLLGYGIVGIGAALYAPAKYGILVELLPSDKLVAANGWMEGLIIAAIIFGTLLGGFLISDTLNQSLVKFTPELLQTGSYGLIEIAISFIACLYLLAAFLNLPIFNVGLTFNKLKLDYQFLLKEFAVCLTTLSRDHLGKLSLMVTTLFWGAGATLQFIMLKWAQYALHMNLAESAALQAVSAIGVAAGAVYAAYTVSLKSSTKVLPYGAMMGFVVCGMAIYHDGLLPPTVIFNLSSIAFTLNHLPAYILLMLLGYLSGYFVVPMNALLQSRGYALMSTGQSIAAQGFCENIAVLLMLLIYSALLWFDVSLPLIILGFGGSVTVLTLLIMYQYFRLGKRAVDPIENQIAQTISLLGK; encoded by the coding sequence ATGAATCGTGTTTTCTACGTCGTTGCTTCTTCACAATTTCTATCTTCCCTAGCAGATAACGCTCTACTAATTGCATCCATTGCTTTGTTGGTTCAAATGAGTGAGCCTAGTTGGTTTTCTCCAGCACTGAAAATTTTCTTTGTTATTCCTTATGTGATTTTTGCGCCTTTCGTTGGTGCATTCGCAGACTCAAGACCTAAGGGTCAGGTCATGCTGGTTTCTAACATCCTTAAAACAGGTGGTTGCATATTGATTTTTTTTGGCTTGCATCCATTATTGGGTTATGGAATCGTTGGAATTGGTGCGGCTCTTTACGCTCCCGCTAAATATGGAATTTTAGTTGAGCTACTTCCTTCGGATAAATTGGTGGCTGCCAACGGCTGGATGGAGGGTTTAATTATTGCTGCCATTATTTTTGGTACTTTACTGGGTGGATTTCTCATTAGCGACACCCTGAATCAATCACTGGTCAAATTCACTCCTGAACTTTTACAAACAGGTTCGTATGGCCTTATCGAGATTGCCATCTCTTTTATTGCCTGTTTATATTTACTCGCAGCGTTTTTAAACTTACCGATATTTAATGTCGGACTGACATTTAATAAGCTAAAGCTAGATTACCAATTCCTTTTAAAGGAGTTTGCAGTCTGTTTGACTACGTTATCTAGAGACCATCTTGGAAAACTGTCTTTGATGGTAACCACTTTATTTTGGGGTGCGGGGGCGACACTGCAATTTATTATGCTCAAGTGGGCTCAATATGCTTTGCACATGAATCTCGCTGAGAGTGCTGCACTTCAAGCTGTTTCAGCAATTGGTGTGGCCGCTGGTGCAGTTTATGCTGCATATACTGTGTCACTTAAAAGCTCTACTAAGGTTTTGCCCTATGGTGCCATGATGGGATTCGTAGTTTGTGGAATGGCGATCTATCATGATGGGCTTCTGCCTCCAACCGTGATTTTTAATCTATCTTCGATAGCATTTACTCTAAACCATCTGCCCGCCTATATCTTACTCATGCTTTTAGGCTATTTATCTGGCTACTTTGTAGTTCCCATGAATGCCTTATTGCAATCTAGAGGCTATGCATTAATGTCTACCGGCCAGTCAATTGCTGCTCAAGGATTTTGTGAAAATATTGCTGTTTTGTTGATGTTGTTAATTTACTCGGCACTCTTATGGTTTGATGTAAGCCTTCCACTGATCATTTTAGGCTTTGGTGGATCGGTTACTGTATTAACACTATTGATCATGTATCAATATTTTCGCTTAGGTAAACGAGCTGTAGATCCAATAGAAAATCAAATAGCCCAGACAATTTCACTATTGGGCAAGTAA
- a CDS encoding glycosyltransferase family 1 protein → MKLTNTQSMTCVDNHLENNALLVEPLNISIVTETYPPEVNGVASTLARFIRGLRDLGHQITLIRPRQGRGDSPVTQAHFQEILTQGIPIPGYSSLKIGLPRRGMFLQEWSVNRPDLVHIVTEGPLGWSALEAAKKLGIPICSDFRTNFDAYSSHYGLSWLKSPIQKYMKYFHNRTNFTMVPTQGLKNQLHNAGFERLRVLARGIDTDLFNPSKRSKALRESWGVKGDEEVVVYVGRLASEKNLLVTVSAFKAMLAVKPNLKIVWVGDGPQKSFLELTCPNSIFAGIQSGESLAQYYASGDIFLFSSLSETFGNVTLEAMASGLAVLAYDYAAAGQVIQSGVNGMLADCNQPNSFVNQSLELLKKGPELDALRKNARQTTLNISWESVTANLIQNYIELLHSHPLQEKKMNALALSEACIKQ, encoded by the coding sequence ATGAAATTAACGAATACTCAGTCAATGACTTGCGTAGATAATCATCTAGAAAATAATGCTCTTTTAGTCGAGCCCTTAAATATCTCCATCGTCACAGAAACCTACCCTCCAGAGGTGAATGGAGTTGCAAGCACATTAGCCCGCTTCATCCGAGGCTTACGGGATCTAGGCCACCAGATCACGCTCATAAGACCGCGTCAAGGAAGGGGTGATAGCCCCGTAACCCAGGCTCATTTTCAGGAAATATTGACTCAAGGAATTCCTATCCCTGGTTATAGCTCTTTAAAAATTGGTCTACCTAGGCGAGGGATGTTCCTCCAGGAATGGTCAGTGAATCGCCCCGATCTAGTTCATATCGTGACAGAGGGTCCTCTTGGCTGGTCAGCGCTAGAGGCTGCTAAAAAACTAGGCATTCCTATCTGCTCAGATTTCCGAACTAACTTTGATGCTTATTCATCTCATTACGGTTTGAGTTGGTTAAAAAGCCCTATACAAAAATACATGAAGTATTTTCACAACCGAACAAACTTCACCATGGTCCCGACCCAAGGGCTTAAAAATCAGCTTCACAATGCTGGTTTTGAGAGGCTGAGAGTGCTAGCCAGAGGGATTGATACTGATTTATTTAATCCTTCCAAGCGATCGAAAGCATTAAGAGAAAGCTGGGGCGTTAAGGGTGATGAAGAGGTTGTTGTCTACGTTGGTAGACTGGCATCAGAGAAAAACTTACTGGTGACTGTGAGCGCTTTTAAGGCGATGCTAGCCGTCAAGCCAAATCTGAAGATAGTATGGGTTGGCGATGGGCCACAAAAAAGTTTTTTAGAGCTTACATGCCCCAACAGTATTTTTGCAGGTATTCAGTCTGGAGAAAGTCTCGCTCAGTACTATGCTAGTGGCGATATATTTCTTTTCTCAAGCTTAAGTGAAACATTCGGGAATGTTACCTTAGAGGCAATGGCTAGTGGCTTAGCGGTATTGGCATATGACTACGCAGCTGCTGGTCAAGTTATTCAGAGTGGGGTAAACGGAATGTTGGCTGACTGCAACCAACCGAATAGCTTCGTTAATCAAAGCTTGGAATTGTTAAAGAAAGGCCCCGAGTTAGATGCTTTAAGAAAAAATGCTCGACAAACTACCTTGAATATTTCCTGGGAATCTGTCACAGCTAATTTAATTCAAAATTACATCGAGCTCTTGCACAGTCATCCTCTACAAGAAAAAAAGATGAATGCCCTTGCTTTAAGCGAAGCCTGCATTAAACAATGA
- a CDS encoding aminotransferase class III-fold pyridoxal phosphate-dependent enzyme: MENQLALSIFGAGLGLWIIKKVYTRLQLSMAKHPSLAGHSRMAKRVARLIPHYSFNQDVFFKVDGAPQEIALLREAGFMRLSKAYKERFTKSVELTNQAAEVISDLQFTGRYRVPFQFSDLVSKHLKSGSFMQSSSGVSMTDLDGNIFYDLTGSYGVNVLGYDFYKNAIEEGAKRVSDLGPVLGFYHPIVADNVKRLKEVSGHDEISFHMSGTEAVMQAVRLARYHTKKSHVVRFCGAYHGWWEDVQPGIGNPLPPRETYTLKEVDQDTLRVLRNKKNIACVLVNPLQALHPNKGAPGDSSLLDSSRNAFFDREAYTKWLKELRQVCSDKGIVLIFDEVFVGFRLALGGAQEYFGVKADMVTYGKTLGGGLPIGVVCGKKELMMRFKANKPADICFARGTFNSHPYVMGAMQVFLESLDTDPVKKIYSDLDVVWDRRANDLNESLLTLNLPVKVVNMSSIWTICYTEPSRYNWMFQYYLKEQGLALSWIGTGRFIFSLNYSDADMAIVQEKFIRAAQAMKQDGWWWNEGGLTNKIIKRQILKEMIFGRKS; the protein is encoded by the coding sequence ATGGAAAACCAACTTGCGCTAAGTATATTCGGTGCTGGCCTCGGTCTTTGGATTATTAAGAAGGTTTATACAAGACTGCAACTTTCTATGGCAAAACATCCTTCATTGGCTGGGCACTCTAGAATGGCCAAGCGGGTGGCTCGTTTAATCCCTCATTACTCATTTAATCAGGACGTCTTTTTTAAGGTTGATGGGGCTCCTCAGGAAATCGCGCTTTTAAGAGAGGCGGGCTTTATGCGTCTATCAAAAGCTTACAAAGAGCGTTTTACAAAATCCGTTGAGTTGACTAATCAGGCTGCTGAAGTGATATCAGATCTTCAATTTACAGGAAGATATCGCGTCCCCTTTCAATTTAGCGATCTCGTTAGCAAGCATCTAAAGTCCGGTAGTTTCATGCAATCGTCCTCTGGCGTTTCAATGACGGATTTAGATGGAAATATATTTTATGATTTGACTGGTTCCTATGGCGTCAACGTTCTTGGGTACGATTTTTATAAGAACGCAATAGAGGAGGGGGCAAAGCGAGTTTCCGACCTAGGCCCTGTTCTAGGGTTTTATCACCCCATCGTTGCAGATAACGTCAAGCGCTTAAAAGAAGTTTCTGGACATGATGAGATCTCTTTTCATATGTCGGGTACAGAAGCAGTTATGCAGGCGGTTCGTTTAGCTAGATATCACACTAAAAAGAGTCATGTTGTCAGGTTCTGTGGAGCCTATCATGGCTGGTGGGAGGATGTTCAACCAGGCATAGGTAACCCACTTCCTCCGCGGGAAACCTATACGCTAAAAGAGGTTGATCAGGATACGCTGCGCGTTCTTCGTAATAAAAAGAATATTGCTTGTGTGTTAGTAAACCCACTTCAGGCCTTACATCCTAATAAGGGTGCTCCTGGCGATTCATCTCTTTTGGATAGTTCACGTAATGCATTTTTTGATCGTGAAGCCTATACAAAGTGGCTCAAGGAACTCAGGCAGGTATGCAGCGATAAAGGCATCGTCTTAATTTTTGATGAGGTTTTTGTAGGCTTTCGTTTGGCGCTAGGTGGCGCGCAAGAGTACTTTGGGGTTAAGGCTGATATGGTGACCTATGGAAAGACTCTGGGCGGTGGTTTGCCAATCGGCGTCGTTTGTGGCAAAAAAGAACTGATGATGCGATTTAAAGCAAACAAGCCCGCTGATATCTGTTTTGCAAGAGGCACCTTTAATTCTCATCCTTATGTGATGGGTGCTATGCAAGTTTTCTTAGAGAGTCTAGATACTGATCCGGTTAAAAAGATTTACTCTGACTTGGATGTCGTTTGGGACCGTCGCGCAAACGATCTGAACGAAAGTCTTCTAACACTTAATTTGCCTGTCAAGGTAGTGAATATGTCTAGTATTTGGACTATTTGCTATACAGAGCCATCTCGTTACAACTGGATGTTTCAGTACTACCTAAAGGAGCAGGGTTTGGCACTCAGTTGGATTGGGACTGGAAGATTTATCTTTAGCTTGAATTACAGTGATGCGGATATGGCTATCGTGCAAGAAAAATTCATTCGCGCCGCTCAAGCCATGAAACAGGATGGTTGGTGGTGGAATGAAGGTGGCTTGACAAACAAAATCATCAAGCGACAAATTCTTAAAGAAATGATTTTTGGTAGAAAGTCCTAA
- the asd gene encoding archaetidylserine decarboxylase (Phosphatidylserine decarboxylase is synthesized as a single chain precursor. Generation of the pyruvoyl active site from a Ser is coupled to cleavage of a Gly-Ser bond between the larger (beta) and smaller (alpha chains). It is an integral membrane protein.) codes for MSIKKTIQNLLSQEDLNFLLTNRIPRNTLTRFIGWFSKIENPLIAYASIKIWQFFSALDLTEAKDTHFKSMHSCFTRELKPDARPIHQDPDILNSPCDALVGAFGQVKDGEVFQAKGFPYTIKDLIPIPSLAMQYEGCDYVTLRLTSSMYHRFHSPSSMRMKRVTYISGDTWNVNPIALKRVERLFCKNERAVLECELTDQNGLDTGATLTIVPVAAILVASIRLHCLNLLLHLKYQGPNTIECDVQFNRGEEMGWFQHGSTIIVFAPSNYRLLENLKLGDAIRMGEPLFRKIN; via the coding sequence ATGTCAATCAAGAAAACCATACAAAATCTCTTATCCCAGGAAGATCTAAATTTTCTTTTAACCAATCGCATTCCTCGAAATACCCTGACTCGCTTTATTGGGTGGTTTAGTAAAATCGAAAACCCCTTGATCGCCTATGCCTCTATCAAAATTTGGCAATTCTTCTCTGCTTTGGATCTAACAGAAGCAAAAGACACCCACTTTAAAAGCATGCATTCCTGTTTTACGCGCGAGCTTAAGCCCGATGCGAGACCAATCCATCAGGACCCAGATATCCTCAATAGTCCCTGTGATGCATTAGTGGGTGCATTTGGCCAAGTAAAGGATGGGGAAGTTTTTCAAGCCAAGGGGTTTCCATACACCATCAAGGATTTAATACCTATCCCCTCTTTGGCTATGCAATACGAAGGCTGTGATTATGTAACTCTCAGACTCACTTCTAGCATGTATCACCGCTTCCATTCACCAAGCTCAATGCGCATGAAAAGAGTGACCTATATTTCTGGGGATACCTGGAATGTCAATCCTATTGCACTAAAAAGAGTCGAGCGACTATTTTGCAAAAATGAAAGGGCAGTTCTTGAATGCGAGCTCACCGATCAGAATGGGTTAGATACAGGGGCTACATTGACTATTGTTCCAGTTGCAGCAATTCTAGTTGCTAGCATTCGCCTGCACTGTCTTAATCTTCTTTTACATCTTAAATACCAAGGTCCTAATACTATTGAATGCGATGTTCAATTTAACCGAGGCGAAGAAATGGGATGGTTCCAACATGGCTCAACCATTATTGTCTTTGCACCAAGTAACTACCGATTACTTGAGAACCTTAAACTAGGGGACGCTATTCGTATGGGTGAGCCCCTATTTAGAAAGATTAACTAA
- a CDS encoding SRPBCC family protein, with amino-acid sequence MNSLLRRFHAMHYRSTVFKISFLLLALFFNQHSRADQSSSPYDLKVSIDRVGAGFSIEASYIASVSQCEAYVFLTDYEDVRMTPGLIESKVKKREGNKVTIERLIEERVLLFPLRMHSVLEYTEQLNQGLNFVQTKGDSKAYSGSWRLKTGDKGVQVRYQAFLEPNSSVPKGVIEYFMKNNMQKSFENIAQAMDKNRDALNLACR; translated from the coding sequence TTGAATAGTCTATTAAGAAGATTCCATGCTATGCATTACCGTAGTACAGTTTTTAAAATCTCCTTCCTCTTGCTAGCGCTTTTTTTCAATCAGCATTCTCGAGCAGATCAGAGCTCTTCCCCATACGATTTAAAAGTCAGTATTGATAGAGTAGGCGCTGGATTTTCTATTGAAGCAAGTTATATTGCCAGTGTCAGTCAGTGTGAGGCATATGTTTTTCTAACGGACTATGAGGATGTTAGGATGACGCCCGGTTTGATTGAATCTAAAGTTAAAAAGAGAGAAGGCAATAAAGTCACCATAGAAAGATTGATTGAGGAAAGAGTGCTCCTTTTTCCCTTAAGGATGCATTCTGTTCTTGAGTACACAGAACAGCTAAATCAAGGTTTGAACTTTGTTCAAACGAAGGGTGATAGTAAGGCTTATTCAGGCAGTTGGCGTCTTAAAACAGGCGATAAAGGAGTCCAGGTACGTTATCAAGCATTCTTAGAGCCCAACTCTTCCGTCCCTAAAGGGGTGATTGAATATTTTATGAAAAATAATATGCAAAAGAGCTTTGAGAATATTGCTCAAGCAATGGATAAGAATCGTGATGCTCTTAATTTAGCCTGCAGGTAA
- a CDS encoding tautomerase family protein → MATYSIYHAGISLNTFQKFTLAQEITKIHANVTGAEAYFAQVIFKELDLHDCFIGGVLLDEPHIFLSGQIRNGRSEQIRKQLLVEIEIAIQKITKLTGHQIWAYLDELAPSLMIEYGQILPSVGSDKAWFATLPASIQNKLTRLNS, encoded by the coding sequence ATGGCAACATACAGCATCTATCATGCGGGTATATCCTTAAATACCTTTCAAAAGTTCACCCTAGCGCAAGAAATTACCAAGATTCATGCAAATGTCACAGGTGCTGAGGCTTACTTTGCTCAAGTTATCTTTAAAGAGCTAGATCTTCATGACTGTTTTATCGGGGGCGTCTTACTCGATGAGCCCCATATTTTTCTGAGTGGCCAGATTAGAAATGGACGAAGTGAGCAGATCAGAAAGCAATTGCTAGTTGAGATCGAAATTGCGATTCAAAAAATCACCAAGCTTACCGGTCATCAAATATGGGCATATCTTGACGAACTTGCACCATCCCTGATGATTGAATACGGACAAATTTTGCCATCTGTGGGTAGTGATAAGGCATGGTTTGCAACATTGCCAGCTTCTATACAAAACAAATTAACCCGCCTTAATTCCTAA
- a CDS encoding ABC transporter substrate-binding protein codes for MLGQQERIVGISGYTVRPPEARKEKPRISAFLSAKIDEILALKPDHIFGFSDLQADIASSLIRNGVPVTIFNQRSVEEIFSMLYQVGSLVGQVEEAVRQIELIQAHLKSIQTKVSSFTVRPKVYFEEWDSPCISGIKWVSQLIEIAGGQDCFPELAAQSLAKNRIIHDEGLVIDRNPDIIIGSWCGKKFRSERVAQRSGWSTISAVKNQQLFEIKSSYILQPGPAALTDGIKQIHQIIENWQILKSK; via the coding sequence ATGCTAGGTCAGCAAGAGCGTATTGTTGGGATATCTGGCTACACAGTGAGACCTCCAGAAGCAAGAAAAGAAAAGCCACGAATTAGCGCTTTTTTAAGTGCAAAAATCGATGAAATCCTGGCTCTTAAACCCGATCATATTTTTGGGTTTTCAGATTTACAAGCAGATATAGCATCCTCATTGATTCGTAATGGTGTTCCTGTCACAATCTTTAACCAACGAAGCGTTGAGGAAATATTTTCGATGCTTTATCAAGTTGGCTCTCTCGTTGGTCAGGTTGAGGAGGCAGTTAGACAAATTGAATTAATTCAGGCGCACCTTAAATCTATACAGACTAAGGTATCAAGTTTTACGGTTCGCCCAAAGGTGTATTTTGAGGAATGGGATAGCCCATGTATTTCTGGTATTAAATGGGTTTCACAGCTCATTGAAATTGCAGGCGGTCAAGACTGCTTTCCAGAACTGGCAGCTCAGTCTTTAGCTAAAAACAGAATAATTCATGATGAGGGATTAGTGATTGATAGGAATCCTGATATCATTATCGGATCGTGGTGTGGTAAAAAATTTCGTAGCGAACGGGTTGCGCAAAGAAGTGGATGGTCTACTATTTCTGCTGTAAAAAATCAGCAGCTATTTGAAATTAAATCTTCTTATATTCTTCAACCAGGGCCTGCAGCACTGACAGATGGAATAAAGCAGATTCATCAAATCATTGAGAATTGGCAAATTCTTAAATCTAAATAA
- a CDS encoding DUF5522 domain-containing protein has product MVNVGDLHLAACNEGRSTYIDPATGYQVLTSDALLKQGKCCGNSCRHCPYGHINVNNHKRTELQIANSILMNWTPKEGGLDVLFWSGGKDSFLTLMHLLEEKRNVVLLTSFGTLTNRVSIQDIHIKNIAKQSEFLKIPLCLVPLYPNSDYKKAIEEALVMVQDRTSCSIERLVFGDLHLEDIRKWRVDTWSEYEVFTPLFGTPYKELLSRLWEYRRGMNLSITLSTDVKTVNGVLPTGTPYTPELVTELEKSNIDIMLENGEGHTFVYPSNWIAYVESPV; this is encoded by the coding sequence ATGGTTAATGTAGGTGATTTGCATTTAGCAGCATGCAATGAGGGTCGAAGTACTTATATTGACCCTGCTACAGGATATCAAGTGCTAACAAGTGATGCTCTTCTAAAGCAGGGTAAATGCTGTGGGAACTCTTGCCGTCACTGTCCATATGGTCATATTAATGTTAATAATCACAAGCGTACCGAACTACAAATAGCTAATTCAATACTCATGAATTGGACTCCAAAAGAGGGTGGGTTGGACGTTCTCTTTTGGTCTGGCGGCAAGGATAGCTTTTTAACTTTAATGCACTTACTTGAAGAAAAAAGAAACGTTGTATTGCTAACGAGTTTTGGCACACTTACAAATCGAGTATCAATTCAAGACATCCATATTAAAAATATTGCAAAACAATCCGAGTTCTTAAAGATTCCTTTATGCTTAGTTCCTCTTTATCCCAATAGTGACTATAAAAAAGCTATTGAAGAGGCTCTAGTAATGGTTCAAGATCGAACGAGTTGTTCTATCGAACGACTAGTTTTTGGTGACTTGCACTTAGAAGATATACGTAAATGGCGAGTCGATACCTGGTCTGAGTACGAAGTATTCACCCCTCTTTTTGGCACCCCTTACAAAGAACTTCTTTCTAGATTATGGGAGTATAGAAGGGGAATGAATCTATCAATCACTCTTTCTACTGATGTAAAAACAGTAAACGGGGTTCTGCCAACGGGTACTCCATACACTCCAGAATTAGTTACAGAACTAGAAAAATCTAATATTGACATCATGCTTGAAAATGGAGAAGGACATACTTTTGTATACCCATCAAATTGGATTGCTTATGTTGAAAGTCCAGTTTGA
- a CDS encoding TonB-dependent receptor domain-containing protein: MFRSISKKNNSAFFVFLVASIGLSFTQPVAFAQNAASSVSVSNLNNQLDPIIVTATRTPTKADDVLADYVYIGPEEIADAAQSSLVQLLQRQRGVEISSSGGNGGIASVFLRGSNSNQTLVLIDGVRSQSTLTGSPAWQAIPLSIIDHIEIIFGPQSSLYGSDAIGGVVQIFTKTGDGPMQVGASTGYGSYGTSISDVSLYGSTSGDQKIRYSVSATQEVSTGFNSVAQNNASRNSFNTSSNMGYTRSGGAGKISQEWARGQEFGLQVFAARNNNQYAVYSASKPIGNQVNDVSTYSLFSKNQITQNWKSLLQASQSYDLSQSLTPTSNAISNSRQNIYTWQNDINVGSDLIQLVAERKVATATATDGALNLSQTTNSFAGAYQLKRGSHLGNASIRNDSITGYGPQTTGNLAYGYFFTKQLRANINYGTGFKAPSLYDMYYPVYGVPTLKPEKSKNSEIGLNYETRQYDLRLAAYSNSIANLIQYSSTSPPCTSTQINTAPNYGCASNVASAKITGLSVGGTTRFGNMSIRGSFDQQNPIDQSTGYVLAKRARQFGNIGTEYKNTRLTAGAEGTFQANRTNYDNTGYMGGYAIYNLYGNYELTKDWSLFGRWNNIFNKDYQLSYGYNTPGSNVFVGARYAMK; the protein is encoded by the coding sequence ATGTTTCGCAGCATATCCAAAAAAAACAACAGCGCATTTTTTGTATTTTTAGTTGCATCAATAGGGCTTAGTTTTACTCAGCCAGTAGCATTTGCCCAAAACGCAGCATCATCCGTTTCGGTATCAAATTTGAATAATCAGTTGGATCCAATTATTGTCACCGCAACAAGAACGCCAACTAAGGCCGATGATGTTCTAGCAGACTACGTTTATATTGGGCCAGAAGAAATTGCAGATGCGGCGCAGTCGAGCCTAGTGCAGCTGCTACAAAGACAGCGTGGCGTTGAAATATCCAGCAGTGGTGGTAACGGAGGAATTGCCAGTGTTTTTTTAAGGGGATCAAACTCCAATCAAACCTTGGTATTAATTGACGGAGTTCGGTCTCAGTCGACCCTAACCGGCTCACCTGCATGGCAAGCTATTCCTTTATCAATAATTGATCATATTGAAATCATTTTTGGTCCGCAAAGTAGCTTGTATGGATCTGATGCCATTGGTGGTGTTGTACAAATCTTTACTAAAACAGGTGATGGTCCAATGCAAGTTGGTGCTTCTACTGGATATGGCTCTTACGGCACCTCGATCTCAGATGTAAGTCTCTACGGCAGTACATCTGGTGATCAAAAGATTCGATACTCCGTAAGTGCAACGCAAGAAGTTTCTACCGGATTTAATAGCGTTGCACAAAATAATGCCTCTAGAAATTCATTTAACACCAGCTCAAATATGGGATATACACGTAGTGGAGGGGCTGGAAAAATAAGTCAGGAATGGGCACGCGGGCAAGAATTTGGGTTGCAAGTATTTGCCGCAAGAAATAATAACCAGTATGCTGTTTATTCAGCTTCCAAGCCAATTGGGAATCAAGTCAATGACGTGAGCACATATTCGCTTTTTTCAAAAAATCAAATTACCCAGAACTGGAAAAGTCTTCTTCAAGCTTCACAATCATATGACTTATCACAGTCACTTACTCCAACCAGTAATGCCATTAGTAATTCACGACAAAATATTTATACATGGCAAAATGATATTAACGTAGGGTCCGATTTAATCCAGCTTGTTGCTGAGCGAAAAGTTGCTACTGCAACTGCAACTGATGGCGCTTTAAATCTCAGTCAAACAACAAACTCTTTTGCTGGCGCCTATCAACTAAAGCGTGGATCACATCTGGGCAATGCCAGCATCCGTAATGACAGCATTACGGGGTATGGTCCACAGACCACTGGTAACCTTGCATACGGTTATTTCTTTACAAAGCAGCTGAGGGCAAATATTAATTACGGCACAGGATTTAAGGCCCCCTCGTTATATGACATGTACTATCCAGTCTATGGAGTTCCAACGCTTAAGCCAGAAAAAAGTAAAAATAGTGAAATTGGACTTAACTACGAAACTAGGCAATATGATCTTCGTTTAGCTGCCTATAGCAACTCAATTGCAAACTTAATCCAGTACTCAAGCACATCCCCTCCTTGCACTTCAACCCAAATAAATACCGCCCCTAATTACGGCTGTGCGAGTAATGTAGCAAGTGCAAAGATTACTGGTTTATCAGTTGGTGGCACAACTCGATTCGGTAACATGAGTATTCGAGGCTCTTTTGATCAACAGAACCCAATTGATCAGAGTACTGGATATGTTTTAGCCAAACGAGCACGTCAATTTGGAAATATTGGCACGGAGTACAAAAACACTAGATTGACTGCAGGAGCTGAAGGCACTTTCCAGGCTAATCGTACTAATTACGACAATACCGGCTACATGGGCGGCTATGCAATTTATAACCTGTATGGTAATTATGAACTTACCAAAGATTGGTCCTTATTTGGACGTTGGAATAATATCTTCAACAAAGACTACCAGCTAAGCTATGGATACAACACTCCAGGCTCTAACGTCTTTGTTGGAGCTCGTTATGCCATGAAATAG